A stretch of Dietzia lutea DNA encodes these proteins:
- a CDS encoding 3-oxoacyl-ACP reductase, which translates to MDIGNSVRIDEQVVLVTGGARGLGADISRAFSREGALVVVNYHRSEVAAADLVRELGEDRVVALRADVTDDDEVHALVDAARRHFGAPVTTVVNNALVDFEFNGDARPRPETLTWDDFDSQLRGAVKATLATTQATLPGMREAGFGRIVNIGTNLFQHPVVPYHDYTAAKAAALSLTRTLATDLGPDGITVNMVSGGLLRTTDASAATPAEVFDLIASGTPLRRAITPAELADAVLFFASPWARAVTGQNLIVDGGLVKG; encoded by the coding sequence ATGGATATCGGCAACAGCGTGCGGATCGACGAGCAGGTCGTCCTCGTCACCGGCGGCGCCCGCGGGCTCGGCGCGGACATCAGTCGCGCCTTCTCCAGAGAGGGCGCTCTCGTCGTCGTCAACTATCACCGGAGCGAGGTGGCCGCCGCTGACCTCGTCCGTGAGCTCGGCGAGGACCGCGTCGTCGCACTACGCGCCGACGTCACCGACGACGACGAGGTGCACGCCCTCGTCGACGCCGCCCGTCGCCACTTCGGCGCGCCCGTCACCACGGTCGTCAACAACGCGCTCGTCGACTTCGAGTTCAACGGTGACGCCCGCCCGCGACCCGAGACGCTGACCTGGGACGACTTCGACTCGCAACTCCGCGGCGCGGTCAAGGCCACCCTCGCCACGACCCAGGCGACGCTTCCGGGCATGCGCGAGGCCGGCTTCGGACGGATCGTGAACATCGGCACCAACCTGTTCCAGCACCCCGTCGTGCCGTACCACGACTACACCGCCGCCAAGGCCGCCGCGCTGTCGCTGACCCGGACCCTCGCCACCGATCTGGGACCGGACGGCATCACGGTGAACATGGTCTCCGGCGGTCTGCTGCGCACCACCGACGCCAGCGCCGCTACGCCTGCAGAGGTGTTCGACCTCATCGCCTCGGGGACGCCGCTGCGGCGCGCGATCACCCCGGCCGAGCTCGCCGACGCGGTGCTGTTCTTCGCCTCCCCGTGGGCGCGCGCCGTGACCGGGCAGAACCTCATCGTGGACGGGGGACTGGTCAAGGGGTGA